The Flavobacterium sp. N2270 genome contains the following window.
TTCCAATTCCTTTAGATCATAAAGATCCATACACCTTATTGATTGCCGTTTTACTTTCAGCACAATGTACAGATGTAAGGGTAAATCAAATTACACCACTTTTGTTTGCAAAGGCTGATAATCCGTATGATATGATAAAAATGAGTGTGGAAGAAATTAAGGAAATTATAAAACCTTGCGGACTTTCTCCTATGAAATCAAAAGGAATTCACGGATTATCACATATATTAATTGACAAACATAATGGAGAAGTTCCTCAAAGCTTTGAAGCTTTAGAAGAATTACCAGCCGTTGGACATAAAACAGCAAGTGTTGTTATGAGTCAAGCTTTTGGGGTTCCTGCATTTCCAGTTGATACTCATATTCATCGTTTAATGTACCGTTGGAACTTAACCAATGGAAAAAATGTTCAGCAAACTGAAAAAGATGCAAAGCGTATTTTCCCAAAAGAACTTTGGAACGATTTACACTTACAAATTATTTGGTACGGAAGAGAATATTCTCCAGCACGTGGTTGGGATTTAGAGAAAGATATTATCACTAAAACTATTGGTAGAAAATCGATTTTAGATGAGTACAACAAAAAAGCCTCGTAATCTGTTTACGAGGCTTTTTTTTAATTAGCAATAATTTCAAAGGTTAGTTTGCCTACTTTTTCAATTCTCAACGCTTTAGAATAGTTAAGAATAAACGAAATCGTTTCTTTTTTAGGTAACATTTTATTGGTTGCTAATTTCTTTTTAGAGTAAAGTTTTGCCATAGAATTTATTGTGTTTTCATCTATAACGCAAACCAATATTATATTATTGTTAAATTCGTTAAAATAATTTGATTTTTTTCTATCACTTTTCTTAAGTTCATAATTGCATAACGCAT
Protein-coding sequences here:
- a CDS encoding endonuclease III domain-containing protein produces the protein MTKNEKVTFVINTLNELYPEIPIPLDHKDPYTLLIAVLLSAQCTDVRVNQITPLLFAKADNPYDMIKMSVEEIKEIIKPCGLSPMKSKGIHGLSHILIDKHNGEVPQSFEALEELPAVGHKTASVVMSQAFGVPAFPVDTHIHRLMYRWNLTNGKNVQQTEKDAKRIFPKELWNDLHLQIIWYGREYSPARGWDLEKDIITKTIGRKSILDEYNKKAS